The Aspergillus fumigatus Af293 chromosome 3, whole genome shotgun sequence region ATTCGTCTTGGGAGGAACGTTTTTGAGAAATGTGGTGGCAGTGTTCGATGTTGGCGCTGCAGAAATGCGGTTTGCGGCGAGTGCATAATCTTGGAAGAATTGCAGATAGAATCATAGATATAGACTGTTTATAACCTGTTCTGTGTGGTATATTGTTCAACAACGCCTCATGTAATAACCTGATGAGGTTCCCCTTATACCTATCGCTTCAATCGGTCTGGCACGAACAGAGATATATAGACCTTATCCCACATGCTGCACCGTAGCTGAGCCAATCTTACCCTCCTCGCCCGTAGCCTGCCTCTGCTTGATCTGTCGCTGTagctcctcatcctcatgctGGATATACTTCAATGGCCGACCTGTTGAGATCGCATCCGGGTCCCCCGTTACGATCAGTGGCGGGTTGGAACGGTAGTATGCGTCGAGGTCCTCCAGCGTTCGGTTTGCTAGCGATTGTCAGCTTCTTTCAAATAGGTAGCTTCGAACTCCACTCACCGGTCTCCGGGTACAGATAGTATATAATCGGAAGAGAAGCCGCGTTGGTGATTGTCCACACGATCCAGAATTTCCAACCAATGTTCTGTATCCCAATAGGTGTGATTTCGACAATGACAAAATTTGTGATCCTGTGCATCGTGAATATACAAACGCAATGACCAGAAAGAGGATAGTAACATACCAGTTCGTCGCAGACGAGACAGCCGCACCCTTCGTCCGCATAGGAAGAGAATTGATCTCCGTCGGATACAGCCAGGGAACACCCAGCATGCCGATTCCAAACGCAATGTaatacagaaagaagaatGCCACTGAAGCGGTACCATACTTTGGGTCGTTCTCCGCAAATCGAAGGAGGATAGTGATGATCAGGAAACAAGCAAACTGGCCAAAGGTCGACATCAGCATTAGGCCTCTTCGACCGAACCGCTCCACCATGATGACTGCTACACAGGCAAACACAAAGTAGGATGTCGCGTTGCAGGCACTGAGGAGTCGTGACATGCTGTTTGACAGGCCGACAGAGTTGATCAGCACCAGAGGAAGGTAGTAGGACATGATATTGATTCCTGTGCACTGTTAGCCAGTGTCCGTCTAGCTGGAGGGAGACCTGCCTTGGAACTGCTGGAGGGCCTGCGTTCCCGCACCAAGAAGTATCCGCCGCAATGTCTTGGTGTCATTTGTCTTTTGACGACGTAGCAATAAATCTGTCCAGGAGACGGCATTTTCGCGCTCGTAGTTGATACTGTACTCGATTTCGTTGTACTGGGTGATGATGTACGGATCATCAACTGGCTTGGCCTCGATGCGGGAGATTACATCTAGAGCTTGCTCATTGTGACCGTGCGAGAGAAGCCATCTAAAATGCATTAGCTGTGGGCATGGGGTGCATCGGGAGCAGCCAACCTTGGGGACTCAGGAAGCCATGGTACAGTCGCAtaaaggatgaagatgaagaaaaaTTGCAGTGCGATGGGGAGCCTCCATGCAAGCGCACCGCCTTTGAAAGAAAGCCCGTAGTTGATCCAATTGACCAGCGCAAAGCCAGAGACATTCAGTGCCATTTCCAGAATGACCAGCTTTCCTCGCCACTTGACGGTGGCAGTCTCAGTTTGCCAGACAGGAGCTGTGGATGTGTTGATTCCGTTGCCAATACTACACATGTCAGCGCCTGGCGATTATATGAAGGTCGAGAAAAATCTACCCACCCCAGAATAACCCGGCCGACAAACATCTGCGCCAAGCTGTAGGAACTGGCTTGAAGGATGGTCCCGACTGCCATGATGGTTGTTCCCAGGAGAATGGACTTCTTCCGACCGAGCCTTTCAGACACGATGAAAGCTAGAATCGAGCCGAGAAAGCAGCCGACGTCGTAGATGGCTGTGACAGTCGATAGCGCTTTCGTCTTGGTTGGCCCGACGAGGTCATGAACGACTAGGAAGTCCTCTGTGACGACAACCCCGCCTAAGAGACTTCTTAGTTCTTAATCCCAGCGGTAGTATGAACGGGGCCTGTGTACGTACTAAACACTCCCTGGTCATAGCCGAACAATGTCATGTCCGTAGCACAGGCAATCTGCTCTCGTCTTAGTATTGAATTGGTTTCGAATTCTCGATACTTACTGTGATCCAGAGGGTCAGCCATCCCCCAGTGAGCCCGAAGTAGGGCTTCTTGTCGTGCTTCTGAGTTAACATATTTTGCTGTGGTGAAGAGCGAGTACGCTTGATAACCTCGATGATCATGTCGGCTGATGGATATGACACTCTTATATACCACCACAGAAgggacaagggcaagggacCTGCACGACTGAGACCCACAGTGTGGATATGGGGTAACATCCTGTGTCCGCATCTTACCCGAACATGGACATGGTAATGTCTCTCATTAAGATGACTGCTGTGAAACGATCTAACCTTTCACCAGACAACACTGCGGCACAATATACAGTCTACAGGGGACTATAAGTAGTCATAATGCGTACACCAATCTCGAGCCGTCCATAGTCAAAATCGCAATATACTGGCTTTAGAGCTTCTTGCCTCTACCGGATTGCGCAACAGGTTTTGTTATGACTTTCTGGGGTGACACCACCAGCGCTGATCAATCCATCGAAAGGAATTCAACCACCCTGAGGCCGCCACTAGCTATAACTCAAATACCGTGAGCTAACCCGAATAATTACTCGTAGAGAACATCTTCATTAAGGGACTATCCAGCTTCTGTTGTTCGGAACAAGCCCGACATGCGGGGAACTCCAGAATTCCTTTCTCCAGGGTCCCCGCCGGAGATCACCCTGGTGTTGCCGGATCCGGCAGGTGAGGTGACAGATCCTTATCACACTTCAGGCTAAATTCCATATCCAACGAAGTACGAATTACAATACTGTGTGGTAGTCGGAATAACTCCAGTGATTTGCTGAGAGCATGCGTCATTACAGTTGTGTGATTTACCGAGATCTCAGCTATTGTACGCAAGTAAATTGATAATGCTCCTTGGAGATTGCTTGGGTGATGAACATGTTGAAACTGGATGAACCACTAATATACAAGCATTGACACAGAGAATAGTCACTCCATAGTCCGATATATTACATACCAATCCCTTCACTAAAATCCCGACACCATCCCATCAAACCTTCCCAACTCCCACCCAAGCATCACAGCACCCACAAAATCCGTAACCCTCAGCGCCAGGAATTCCCAAAATCCTTCCTCACTCATGCGGCGCCCGCGCAAGAGGACATTCACACCTAAAGCAGTGGTGACAAACAGTCGAATCGGCACAGTGACGTGCAGCCACTGGTTTTTTTCAATGGGCATGTACGAGCTCAGGAAATACGGCAGCTGCAATGCACAAGCTACGACGCCGAGGAGGGCATTGGTGTCTGCAATTCGACTGGTAGAAGGGGCTGGCACGAGGACGTCGCGTCCAGTAAGGGGCTTTAAGGGCGAGGTGCGAAACAGGGAGATGTAGAGGCCCAGGCCTATGACAGTGGTGCTTGTAAGTAGCACATGGGGCGGGAGGTTGACTGGGCGGAAAGAGAACATTGAGATGATGGTTGTAAAAACAGCTTAACAGCTGCGATTACCAGGTTATCTGTGCAAGATGGTCAACGGAAGTGCTGAGCGAGTTTGTCGTCTATTTATACGCAGATTGTACTCGCTGAGTCAGATGAATACGAGGATCGGGATAAGTAGGTTGACCTTGGCATATGGTAGGACGCACGTCCGCAGCGTCCCGTATAGGCCACACTATACATCTCTGCACGATATGACCGACGTAACGCATCTTCCTGTTCAAAGCCGTACCATGAATCTCGATCACAATAGGGGACGAGGCCTAATCGGTAATATTGACGATTCAACACACGCTACACCAGGCGGAGGGGACTATGCTCTTGAGGAGAGACCGTCTTAGGCCGCTCTGAACCATGATTATAAAAacttttcttccttcgcGGGTAACGGCCTTATACAGTTATCCGATCTTCACGGACGCAAGCTCTTCGCGCATACATGGGATGCAGCTCGGCGGGTGTAGAAAAAAGGTCCGTGGGTGTCAGTGATACCTCACTCCGACACCCGTTAACCTCAGCAAGTGCTGCAAAATGTCTGTACTATCTCGGCACTAGCCGAGCTTTTTCTGAAAGGTCGACCGGCCTGTACTCCGAGTAGTCACTTGTTTTGCATTTACATAAGGCGCCAGAAATGGGCACATCGCCAAGACCTTCCCGATTAGGAAGCCAGTCTCCTATTGGTTGGATTGCCAATTAAGGTCATGTCAATTCAACATGACAATTGACTCGGATTTAGATCAGAACTCCGCTCATAGCATCGTCGTTGAGTCCGTAAACCCCGATGGCATGAGTTTAGATAAGTCAGGAACAGAGCTATATAATGCAGCCGTTGCCTTCTGCAGATATGAGAGCGAACAACAACTTCATTTGCATACTGCCCATCATCGCTTATCAATACCAGACCTACATATCATGGCTTCTGCAGCTCAAACTCAATGCGGGAATCGCCCTCTTCTAGCTACCACCGAAATCTGCGCGGGTGGTACCTACATCGTGACTGGAGCCAACACGGGCCTAGGCTTCGAGGCAGCCAAGCACCTTGTCGGGCTCGAGGCTGCAAAGGTCATCGTCGCCGTACGTAACATCAGCGCAGGTGAAAAGGCTaagaaggatatcgaagAGTCAACAGGAAGGATTGGTGTTGCTGAGGTCTGGCCGCTCGATCTGGCAAGCTATGACTCTGTCAAGACATTTGCACAGAAGGCGACTACAGAGCTCGATAGGATTGATGCTGTGATTGAAAATGCGGCTGTTGCAGTCTCAGAGCGCGTCTTCGCTGAGGGTCACAGCATGTCTGTCACTGTCAATGTGCTCAGCACGTTCCTTCTTGCGGTGCTTATCTTGCCCAAGATGAGGGAAACTGCGGAGCGATATGGAATTGTACCCCATCTTACGCTCGTGACCAGTCTGGTTGGATTCGATGC contains the following coding sequences:
- a CDS encoding putative MFS sugar transporte; protein product: MRTQDVTPYPHCGSQSCRSLALVPSVVVYKSVISISRHDHRGYQAYSLFTTAKYVNSEARQEALLRAHWGMADPLDHSKYREFETNSILRREQIACATDMTLFGYDQGVFSGVVVTEDFLVVHDLVGPTKTKALSTVTAIYDVGCFLGSILAFIVSERLGRKKSILLGTTIMAVGTILQASSYSLAQMFVGRVILGIGNGINTSTAPVWQTETATVKWRGKLVILEMALNVSGFALVNWINYGLSFKGGALAWRLPIALQFFFIFILYATVPWLPESPRWLLSHGHNEQALDVISRIEAKPVDDPYIITQYNEIEYSINYERENAVSWTDLLLRRQKTNDTKTLRRILLAVPRQVSLQLDGHWLTVHRNQYHVLLPSSGADQLCRPVKQHVTTPQCLQRDILLCVCLCSSHHGGAVRSKRPNADVDLWPVCLFPDHHYPPSICGERPKVWYRFSGILLSVLHCVWNRHAGCSLAVSDGDQFSSYADEGCGCLVCDELVCYYPLSGHCVCIFTMHRITNFVIVEITPIGIQNIGWKFWIVWTITNAASLPIIYYLYPETANRTLEDLDAYYRSNPPLIVTGDPDAISTGRPLKYIQHEDEELQRQIKQRQATGEEDRLKR
- a CDS encoding putative short-chain dehydrogenase/reductase family protein, which produces MTIDSDLDQNSAHSIVVESVNPDGMSLDKSGTELYNAAVAFCRYESEQQLHLHTAHHRLSIPDLHIMASAAQTQCGNRPLLATTEICAGGTYIVTGANTGLGFEAAKHLVGLEAAKVIVAVRNISAGEKAKKDIEESTGRIGVAEVWPLDLASYDSVKTFAQKATTELDRIDAVIENAAVAVSERVFAEGHSMSVTVNVLSTFLLAVLILPKMRETAERYGIVPHLTLVTSLVGFDAKDLWDKIKDDPVNKVDGDDIPPMRTRVQTCLSGAEVTDEISTFQGLDNHGTTSSCTLLPVDRTGVVLNLVCPGLCKTDLSRNAPAQFREGLTERLEEYGRTAEDGSRTLLHGAVAGNESHGCLLHSCEIGE